GCCGCCGAACAGCCCCGTGCCGGCCGGGCAGTCGATCACGAACGCCGCCGACGCGCCCGCCGCGGGCGCGATCGTCTCCGCCGGCACAAGGCTGACGATGCGCCCCTTTTCGTTTTCCACGGAAACCGTCAGGTGGATCGCGTTCACCGCCGTGGCCGCAACCGTGCCGGGTTCGGCCCAAGCGCTGGCCGTATAGCCGGGATAGCGCGTGGCCGTGGGCGCGCGCAGCACTTTGCCCAGCTCTTTTATCTGTCCGTCGGGGCGGACGGCGCGCGCCATGCCGCCCGCTTCCGCGGGGATTTCGAGCCGGAAGATCTCCTCCGGACGCGCCCAGGCCGGGACGCAGACCATGATCAGCCAGATCGCCGTTATCAGTTTTTTCACTTTCATCAACCGCCTTCGCTCTGTTTCTGTTTGCCGCCTCATATTGTAGCACCGCCGCCCGCCGATGGAAAAGCGCCCGCCGGGCGCCCGCAAAGAAAGAAGCCGCCTCAAGATCGATCGAGGCGGCTTCTTCGCCGTTGTCCTTCGCTTTGAAGTTTTATCTGCCCAGTTCCAGCATCACGGCGTTCCTGCCGAAGACCCAGCCGACGCCGAAAGCTCCCTTGACCTGATACCAGCCGCCCTGCGCGCCGACGACTTCGGCTGTTTCGTTGCTGAGGCGGCCGATGACTTTGGAGCCCTTGTCGGCGTTCGGCGCGCTGCGCACGTTGTTGCCGCCGCGCAGATAGATAAACTTCCGGTTCCGTTCGGCCTGCGCCGCGCCCAGATCCGTCCTGGCCTGCTCGAGCCGGGCGTTCAGCGCCGCGATCTGTTCGTCGCGTTCCGCGTTCCGGGCGGTCAGATTCCTGATCTCTTCATCCTTGGCGGCGCTGACCGCCGTCAGCTCGCCGATCTTCTGCTCGCGTTCGGCCACAAGCCCCATTTGCTCCCGCACTTTGCCGTCCGTTTCGGCGATCCTCGCATCCTTCGCTTTCACCTCTTCGGCGATCTGCTGATACGCGGGATCGTTGGCACGGGCGTCGCGGAACTTCTCCGCCATCGCGTCCTTGTCGTAATACCACACGGCCGCGCCTCCGGCTCCGGCCGCCGCCATCATGGCGATCACGGCGACGGAAAGCGACAGTTTCTTCACGGGCGTTTCCTCGTCGGCCCTCACCAACGCGCTGCTCAGCAGCGCGGAGAGCGCGTACAGCAGCAGCGCGATCCACGAGAACGCGTAATACCCGGACCAGACCAGTTCGCCGCCCAGCGAGACGAACATCGCCGCCAGCAGCAGCCAGGCGGAGAAGCGCAGGCCGCAGAGCGCCAGCAGCCCGCCGGCAAGGCCAAGCGCCGCGGTCACCGTGACGCACAGCGTCTTCGCGTCCAGTTCGCCCAGCGCGGCCAGGCAGAATTCGCCGCCGAACTTTTCCCCAAGGACGCGACACGCTCCGCTCTGATAAAGCGAAATGGCCGCAGCCGTCAGCGCGAAGATAAAGGCGAAAACATAAGCCGACGTGTAGCGGCGTCCCGCTCGGGCCTCGTCTACCGCCGCGCCGGGCCAGGAAACCGCGCCGGCGACAAGGCAGAGGACAAAAGCGCCCCACGATGCGGGGAACCAGACCTCCCAGTGAAGCTGGGCCACCGCGCAGACCACGGCCGCGACGGTCAAAAACAGCGTGCCGCCGGCGCGCTTCGTCAGCGCCAGCAGGCCGCCCAACAAGGCCAAAACCGCCGCGGCAAGCGCGCTTAACGATCTGGCGTCGAGCGAGGGAAGATTCTTATACCATTCAAGATCGATGAAGTGCGCCTGCACGACCGGCCACATGCCGCTCTGCCAGAGCGTATAACCTGCCGCCGCCAGCGCCAGCAGGAAACCCCAGAGGCGCGAACCGCCCGCCTTCGGGGCCGGCATTCCTTCCTCGGCCGCGGCGAGTTCTTCTTTCACTTCGCGGTCGAGCGCCGTCGCCGGAGCGGGTTCGGCCATTTCGGGTTCCTTGCCGACATATTCCTCGTCCCCGTATTCGTCCTCCGCGCCGCGAACCTTCATGCCCATCAGCGCGGCCGCGGCGAACAGCACCGCCGAAGCGCGAACGTAGGGATAGACGATTTTCAGGCCGAACTCGCAGTACAAAGAAATCCCCGCCGCCGCGAACAGCGGCAGCGCCGCAAACTTTTTCCTGAACAGGACCAGCAGCGCCCCCGGCACCG
This genomic window from Pyramidobacter piscolens W5455 contains:
- a CDS encoding SH3 domain-containing protein → MHVFAFLLAAAGVALSLCYSGCLAMIVENGFELGWLKDFASLDPKSMCVVASSVLAVPGALLVLFRKKFAALPLFAAAGISLYCEFGLKIVYPYVRASAVLFAAAALMGMKVRGAEDEYGDEEYVGKEPEMAEPAPATALDREVKEELAAAEEGMPAPKAGGSRLWGFLLALAAAGYTLWQSGMWPVVQAHFIDLEWYKNLPSLDARSLSALAAAVLALLGGLLALTKRAGGTLFLTVAAVVCAVAQLHWEVWFPASWGAFVLCLVAGAVSWPGAAVDEARAGRRYTSAYVFAFIFALTAAAISLYQSGACRVLGEKFGGEFCLAALGELDAKTLCVTVTAALGLAGGLLALCGLRFSAWLLLAAMFVSLGGELVWSGYYAFSWIALLLYALSALLSSALVRADEETPVKKLSLSVAVIAMMAAAGAGGAAVWYYDKDAMAEKFRDARANDPAYQQIAEEVKAKDARIAETDGKVREQMGLVAEREQKIGELTAVSAAKDEEIRNLTARNAERDEQIAALNARLEQARTDLGAAQAERNRKFIYLRGGNNVRSAPNADKGSKVIGRLSNETAEVVGAQGGWYQVKGAFGVGWVFGRNAVMLELGR